The following are from one region of the Lytechinus pictus isolate F3 Inbred chromosome 4, Lp3.0, whole genome shotgun sequence genome:
- the LOC129259123 gene encoding adenylate kinase 9-like isoform X32: MEILKTMAENEEETNLPQFGAPTPSVTIDMLETRPNTHILLDSVTPAAGEGVHRGGSRLDPAGGAVSRALSVVSGSNAQESHISDMIKRMEEDPFDEDQTELRFLHSKPTCFIILGKPGVGKTTLAKRLAQAWRCQMVNVTELMLQHINLQTEMGVRLQEILHKGGAVPEELAVKLIEDKINSPEVAHHGYVLDDFPCVNEEYMNASDQLEFIKNWKLKPDFIINLRIPDEDLEMRRIGQRVDSLNNTLYAQDVWNPEKPEPQQKKGGGEDEEEEDEEEEEEEEPEMNLDPEMGEEEKIELTMEIIERLVQRPEDLKPHAAESIDAYKDKLLKMFEDYMADHDQQYLIEMDGNKTAPFLFRELMNKLNTYILRRAAVPIRLQNAEEEDIPDDIETEELMRTLGGTNLVAPRYRWRRSKWARACPVELQKGNVVQGKPEFAVGFLDKIYVMSGPDAMETFLKNPRPYLVSPQPRPPCKLCVVGPPLSGKTSLCHLLSHKFNARVLDVNELIKSRMESHKGKQIELAKQEAIESAVATIKAKLREKEEKKSRIKAAEETEGEAEASEEKEEEGETTAQDSVTGVTEGDGTETIAASQHPTEDLSTITGVAPTVSQISEDVDENHPEVIQMVEAAVKEAEKLSYPIGADQYADCVEEAVVEIHRELRKKDPNGPGAGGWIIDNFPQSRDHWTVLLDRGLAPDEVICLKDSSENGLYLMKRWYRLNRDEVDTKARERKEAEEREKQRVLDDASNTSRDTTGSTGLNRIQEELEKEEAAKAAAAAVEEGGDEDAAKTQEEKPEGEKEEGDQEGEAEGEKDGEKDGEAAGEGGAGGGEEGEASPTSGGGVEGDAAPGVSDGEQKPKEGTTTDADLTTTVTSYEEKAKTEEEEEEEDKPPPVPVPEEDPLPPDGPETSKFKDQRNEFEREWPSIQALLTGTINLDPIQIEIENKKTEDIIKESHTMVELPYTYRPWEYNSIDMDEEDEDAAAEADEEGDEMEEEEDEEVTKNKKKQFGDTKHFCPVALKEKFVLWPSNPEIAAKYREKVYYCSNPEARDKFIAEPTTFVAKGRPFQPPPVRLLMLGPKGAGKSLHARAMADKLGLFHISFKDRLQELIIKKTKKKIGPEFEEEEEEPEEEEPEEEEPVEGLKDGIPVVSEPNDAAAAEQTEEDNEEGGEEEQEVELNEFEENIKGNLMGDESLSIDSLEKIIPDWWNLEPYKSTGFILEGFPRTSEEAQFMAENGFFPDAAILLNVEDSDITSRMLPPKLEKWRKRRDRRVARREKRKAKKKKEREEAIKKRRQELISEADDRKAKRQAELRAQRAADRDSDDSEPSDEEGFDDEEEEDIEAMLAEEFEEEEEEEEEEEELEEDAVERLKNEIGEVYDDDTSRIAGLQETLDEIMIPRMELNGGRKPHIVRFTLEQSLRPVQEFRESLFEKVYPIREMVARKMLQIGYKHQSRFGRWCPVKLLEGDCIQPMQGHTYPTFPAVYRQHIYFMSTPQAREEFVMHPLKYLKQPSPKPVVPVRMAIIGPPKSGKTSLANRFASDYGMMRLSIGEAVRFILTQQPKTQLAKLINAQIKKGIPLPDELAIRALEVNLLDTRSSTRGYVLDGYPVSKHQVDLMTEHGIIPVVILELSVDSRELMVRGMKDRHSSERLLPLHDSAQILALKIAAWQKEITSVREYYKETHKNWVSVTGEKSKWWVWNRAADHSKDSVRRIQDYLQRISEGKAASIADMCITPKEFFSRLGDFGQYCPVSLAKDGELVDCAGQINLDNAAEFRGRYYKMENPEKVKEFLARPELYVPPQAPRALPPPELLPKRRTAIDAKKMFPMQIELQGYCPVTYLDGKLRYEAILPGNPDLIVEYRENMYCFDSEEKLQKFMRYPERYYNLKLPHKLPPRKDPLLVTSLPMLGYMEQTISTAITKALTATGCFKPKFPFVSPSRSALLYLAFHLKAYNPKSSDYVRKKYRKKLDQFEEHCELIRYLGNQMGPRSRSPKELPIDFDHKMLLFLNLKGREPTPSTLVAM, from the exons ATGGAGATCTTGAAAACTATGGCGGAGAACGAG GAAGAAACAAATTTACCCCAGTTTGGGGCCCCAACCCCAAGTGTAACAATAGACATGTTAGAGACCCGTCCAAACACCCATATTCTGCTGGATTCAGTGACACCAGCAGCTGGAGAGGGGGTGCACAGAGGAGGTAGTAGGCTAGACCCTGCAGGCGGTGCTGTGAGCAGGGCATTGAGTGTCGTTAGTGGAAGCAATGCACAGGAAAGTCACATCTCGGATATGATCAAACGTATGGAGGAAGATCCCTTTGATGAAGACCAG ACTGAGCTTCGTTTCCTCCACTCTAAGCCCACATGTTTCATCATCCTGGGTAAACCTGGTGTTGGTAAGACCACCTTAGCCAAGAGGTTAGCCCAGGCATGGAGATGTCAGATGGTGAATGTAACGGAGTTGATGCTCCAGCATATTAACCTCCAGACGGAGATGGGTGTAAGACTCCAGGAGATCCTTCATAAAGGTGGAGCAGTCCCAGAGGAGCTTGCCGTCAAGCTGATAGAGGATAAGATTAACTCGCCAGAGGTGGCACATCATG GTTATGTTTTGGATGATTTCCCCTGTGTAAATGAAGAGTACATGAATGCTTCAGATCAATTAGAATTTATCAAGAATTGGAAACTTAAACCAGATTTCATCATCAACTTGAGG ATACCTGATGAAGACCTTGAGATGAGGCGGATTGGACAACGAGTAGATTCACTAAACAACACACTGTATGCACAGGATGTATGGAACCCTGAGAAACCAGAACCACAGCAGaagaaaggaggaggagaagatgaagaggaggaagatgaagaagaggaggaggaagaagaaccAGAAATGAATCTAGACCCTGAAATG ggagaggaagagaagaTTGAATTGACGATGGAGATTATTGAGAGATTGGTTCAGAGACCTGAAGATCTTAAGCCCCATGCCGCTGAGAGTATCGATGCTTACAAAGATAAACTACTCAAGATGTTTGAG GATTATATGGCAGATCATGATCAGCAATACCTGATTGAGATGGACGGGAACAAAACGGCTCCTTTCCTCTTCAGAGAACTCATGAACAAACTCAATACCTACATCCTCCGTCGGGCTGCCGTACCAATCCGCCTCCAGAACGCTGAGGAAGAAGACATCCCTGACGATATTGAGACAGAAGAACTTATGAGGACATTGGGCGGGACCAATTTGGTTGCCCCAAGATACAGGTGGAGGAGGAGCAAGTGGGCGAGGGCGTGTCCTGTTGAGCTCCAGAAAGGGAATGTTGTCCAGGGAAAGCCGGAATTCGCAGTTGG ATTCTTGGATAAGATCTATGTAATGTCAGGCCCTGATGCTATGGAGACCTTCTTGAAGAACCCTCGTCCATACCTAGTTAGTCCTCAGCCTAGACCTCCATGTAAGCTGTGCGTAGTAGGACCACCTCTTTCAGGGAAGACATCGCTGTGTCATCTGCTCTCTCACAAGTTCAATGCAAGG GTACTAGATGTGAATGAACTAATCAAATCACGGATGGAGTCTCACAAAGGCAAGCAGATTGAACTAGCTAAACAAGAAGCCATAGAGTCAGCTGTAGCAACAATCAAAGCCAAACtcagagaaaaggaagaaa AGAAATCAAGAATAAAGGCGGCTGAAGAAACTGAAGGAGAAGCTGAGGCTTcagaggagaaagaagaagaag GCGAGACCACTGCCCAGGATTCTGTTACAGGAGTGACTGAAGGAGACGGTACAGAGACCATTGCTGCGTCACAGCATCCCACCGAAGACCTGTCTACCATTACCGGGGTTGCTCCTACTGTATCACAGATATCTGAAGATGTGGATGAAAACCACCCAGAG GTGATCCAAATGGTAGAAGCTGCAGTGAAGGAAGCTGAGAAGCTCTCCTATCCCATAGGTGCTGATCAGTATGCAGACTGTGTAGAGGAAGCTGTAGTTGAGATACATAGAGAACTCAGAAAGAAAGATCCTAATGGACCTGG TGCTGGTGGATGGATCATTGATAACTTCCCTCAATCCCGGGACCACTGGACAGTCTTGCTTGACCGTGGTCTGGCCCCTGATGAGGTCATCTGCCTCAAGGACAGCAGTGAGAACGGTCTTTACCTGATGAAGCGATGGTACAGACTCAACAGAGATGAGGTGGACACCAAGGCGAGAGAGAGGAAAGAagcagaagagagagagaaacaaaggGTCTTAGACGATGCAAG TAATACATCTAGGGACACTACTGGTAGTACTGGACTCAACAG GATACAAGAGGAACTTGAGAAGGAAGAAGCGGCTAAAGCAGCAGCAGCGGCAGTAGAAGAgggtggtgatgaagatg CAGCAAAAACGCAGGAAGAGAAAcctgaaggagaaaaagaagaaggagaccAAGAAGGAGAAGCAGAAGGAGAAAAGGATGGAGAGAAGGATGGAGAGGCAGCTGGAGAAGGAGGAGCAGGAGGTGGAGAGGAAGGAGAAG CTTCTCCCACTTCTGGTGGAGGGGTGGAGGGTGATGCAGCACCGGGCGTGTCTGATGGTGAACAAAAACCCAAAG AAGGCACTACAACTGATGCAGACCTTACTACTACTGTAACTTCTTATGAAGAAAAAG CTAAGActgaggaagaagaagaggaagaggataAACCTCCTCCTGTTCCTGTCCCTGAAGAAGACCCTCTTCCTCCCGATGGTCCAGAGACAAGCAAGTTCAAAGATCAGAGGAATGAGTTTGAGAGAGAGTGGCCGTCCATCCAAGCTCTACTCACAGGAACTATCAACCTTGATCCGATCCAGATAGAGATTGAGAACAAGAAGACTGAGGATATCATCAAGGAATCACATACCATGGTGGAAC TACCGTACACCTACAGACCATGGGAGTATAATAGTATTGATATGGATGAAGAGGATGAAGATGCAGCAGCTGAAGCTGATGAGGAGGGAGATGAGATGGAGGAAGAAGAG gaTGAGGAAGTCACTAAGAATAAGAAGAAGCAGTTTGGTGATACCAAGCACTTCTGTCCTGTAGCTCTGAAGGAGAAGTTTGTCCTATGGCCTAGTAACCCAGAGATAGCAGCTAAGTACAGGGAGAAGGTCTACTACTGTTCCAACCCAGAGGCTAGGGATAAGTTCATCGCTGAACCAACCACGTTTGTGGCTAAAGGAAGGCCGTTTCAG CCTCCTCCAGTTCGGCTGTTAATGCTTGGCCCCAAGGGTGCAGGCAAGTCCCTCCATGCAAGAGCTATGGCAGACAAACTAGGCCTGTTCCACATCAGCTTCAAAGATCGGCTCCAGGAACTCATCATCAAGAAGACCAAGAAGAAGATAGGACCAGAGtttgaagaggaggaggaggagccaGAAGAGGAAGAGCCAGAAGAGGAAGAGCCAGTAGAAGGACTGAAGGATGGAATACCAGTTGTATCAGAACCAAATGATG CTGCTGCTGCAGAACAGACTGAGGAGGACAATGAAGAAGGG GGAGAGGAGGAGCAGGAGGTGGAGTTGAATGAGTTTGAAGAGAACATCAAGGGTAACCTAATGGGTGATGAATCACTCAGCATAGACTCACTGGAGAAGATTATACCAGACTGGTGGAATTTAGAACCTTACAA ATCAACTGGTTTCATCTTGGAAGGGTTCCCTCGCACCTCCGAGGAAGCTCAATTCATGGCTGAAAATGGCTTTTTCCCAGACGCTGCTATCCTGCTCAATGTAGAAGATTCAGACATCACAAGCAGAATGCTCCCGCCCAAGCTGGAGAAATGGCGTAAGCGACGTGATCGCAGGGTGGCACGGAGAGAGAAGCGTAAGgccaagaagaagaaggagcGAGAGGAGGCGATCAAGAAGCGACGACAAGAACTCATCTCAGAGGCGGATGATAGGAAAGCAAAGAGACAG GCAGAGTTAAGG GCTCAGAGAGCAGCAGATAGAGACAGCGATGACTCAGAACCATCAGATGAAGAAGGGTTTGATGATGAGGAAGAGGAAGATATCGAGGCTATGCTGGCTGAAGAGTttgaagaagaggaggaagaagaggaagaggaggaggagttAGAAGAAGACGCCGTTGAGAGACTGAAGAATGAAATTGGCGAGGTGTATGATGATGATACAAGTCGCATCGCAGGCTTACAg GAAACTCTTGACGAGATCATGATCCCTCGGATGGAACTGAACGGAGGTCGCAAGCCTCACATTGTCCGCTTCACCCTTGAGCAGAGTCTGAGACCCGTCCAGGAGTTTAGAGAGAGTCTCTTTGAGAAGGTGTATCCTATCAGGGAGATGGTAGCTAGGAAGATGCTACAGATTGGTTATAAACATCAGTCAAGGTTTGGAAGATGGTGTCCTGTAAAGCTACTGGAAGGAGACTGTATACAACCAATGCAG GGTCACACCTACCCAACGTTCCCAGCAGTATACCGTCAGCACATTTACTTCATGTCTACCCCTCAAGCTAGAGAGGAGTTTGTCATGCATCCATTGAAGTATCTGAAGCAACCGTCTCCCAAGCCTGTTGTCCCTGTAAGGATGGCCATCATTGGACCACCAAAGTCTGGAAAAACTTCAT TGGCCAACCGATTTGCATCAGATTACGGTATGATGAGACTGTCTATCGGTGAAGCAGTCAGGTTTATCTTGACCCAACAACCCAAGACACAGCTAGCTAAACTTATCAATGCTCAGATCAAGAAGGGTATCCCGCTCCCTGATGAACTTGCCATACGAGCCCTAGAGGTCAATCTCCTTGATACGAGGTCATCGACCAGAGG CTACGTCCTTGATGGTTACCCAGTCTCCAAACACCAGGTTGATCTAATGACAGAGCACGGTATTATCCCAGTGGTTATTCTTGAGCTTAGTGTTGATAGCAGGGAACTCATGGTCAGAGGAATGAAAGATAGACATTCTTCAGAAAG gtTGTTACCGCTCCATGACAGCGCCCAGATCTTAGCTCTGAAGATTGCTGCCTGGCAGAAAGAGATTACTTCTGTGAGGGAGTATTATAAAGAGACTCATAAGAACTGGGTCAGTGTGACAGGAGAGAAGTCTAAGTGGTGGGTTTGGAACAGAGCTGCTGACCATTCTAAGGACAGCGTTCGTAGGATACAAGACTATCTGCAGAGGATATCAGAGG GCAAGGCAGCATCTATCGCTGACATGTGTATCACACCAAAGGAGTTCTTCTCCCGTCTTGGTGACTTTGGCCAGTACTGTCCAGTCAGCCTGGCCAAAGATGGTGAGCTGGTGGACTGCGCCGGACAGATCAACCTAGACAACGCTGCAGAATTCCGCGGTCGCTACTACAAGATGGAGAACCCTGAGAAGGTCAAGGAGTTCCTGGCCAGACCAGAACTCTATGTGCCACCTCAAGCTCCTAGAGCATTACCTCCTCCAGAGCTGCTGCCTAAGAGGAGAACAGCCATTGATGCTAAGAAGATGTTCCCTATGCAGATTGAGCTGCAGGGATACTGTCCTGTTACCTACCTGGATGGAAAGCTGAG GTATGAAGCAATCCTTCCAGGCAACCCGGATCTTATTGTGGAGTACAGGGAAAATATGTACTGCTTTGATTCTGAAGAAAAACTGCAGAAATTCATGAG GTATCCTGAGCGTTACTACAACCTGAAGTTACCTCACAAGTTACCACCCAGGAAGGACCCTCTCCTTGTGACCTCACTGCCTATGTTAGGTTATATGGAACAAACAATCTCAACTGCTATCACCAAGGCTCTTACTGCAACGGGCTGCTTCAAACCAAAGTTCCCCTTCGTCTCACCCTCAAGATCAGCGTTGCTATATCTGGCATTCCATCTCAAAG CGTACAACCCCAAGAGCTCCGACTATGTTCGCAAGAAGTACCGCAAGAAACTGGACCAGTTTGAGGAGCACTGTGAACTCATCCGTTACCTAGGCAACCAGATGGGACCACGATCTCGTAGTCCCAAAGAGCTTCCTATTGACTTTGATCACAAGATGCTTCTCTTTCTCAATCTAAAAGGACGAGAGCCTACACCATCAACATTGGTCGCTATGTAA